A genomic stretch from Candidatus Flexicrinis proximus includes:
- the rpsO gene encoding 30S ribosomal protein S15 produces the protein MTLTKEQKQSLISEYATKEGDTGSPQVQIAILSNRIAYLTEHLKVHKHDNHSRRGLLKLVGERRSHLNYLARKDPAAYKQILEKLGLRK, from the coding sequence ATGACTCTCACCAAAGAGCAGAAGCAAAGCCTGATCAGCGAGTATGCCACGAAAGAAGGCGATACTGGCTCACCGCAGGTACAGATCGCGATCCTGAGTAACCGGATTGCCTACCTCACCGAGCACCTGAAGGTGCATAAGCATGATAACCACTCACGGCGCGGCCTGCTCAAGCTGGTCGGCGAGCGTCGCAGCCACCTGAACTACCTCGCACGGAAAGACCCGGCCGCTTACAAGCAGATCCTGGAGAAGCTGGGGCTGCGTAAGTAG